The DNA segment TTTTATTCCTGTAAATTTGGGACGGCGGGGGACGCCCTTTATATATTTATATTTACGGTTCAAATCCGTCCTCCCGTCCCCTACTGCCCGTTAATCGAGGCCACAATCCGCCGGAAGCTCTCCACGCCGGCCTCCAGGTTTTCAAGGATGTCTTCTGCCAGCACGTCCGGATCAGGCAGGTTGTCCAGGTCTGCCAGGCTGTCATCGCGGATCCAGAACATATCCAGGCTGGTCTTGTCCCGGCCTGTGATCTCTTCGCGGGAAAATTTCCGCCATCTGCCGCCCGGGTTGTCCGGTGACCAGGTCTGTTTGCGCTCGTGGCGGTTTTGCGGGTTGTAGCAGGCAATAAAGTCCTTTAAATCCGCATAGGTCATCTGGTTTTTCTTCTTGGTGAAATGCACGTTGGTCCGCAAATCGTAAAACCAGACCTCCTTTGTCCACGGCTGCCTGGCTGCCGGCTTGTTTTCAAAGAAAATCACGTTGGCCTTGACGCCCTGGGCGTAAAAGATCCCGGTGGGCAGGCGCAAAATGGTATGCAGATCCGTGTTTTCCAGCAATTTTTTGCGCACCGTCTCCCCGGCCCCGCCTTCAAAGAGCACGTTGTCGGGCACCACCACGGCCGCCTCGCCCGTGGTCTTTAACATCGTGCGCACGTGCTGCACGAAATTGAGCTGCTTGTTTGACGTGGTGGCCCAGAAGTCCTGCCGGTTGTAGCGCAGGTCTTCCTTTTCCTGCTTGCCCGCCCCGTTGGTGATGGTAATACTGCTTTTTTTGCCAAACGGGGGATTGGTCAGCACATAATCAAAGCGCCGGCCGGCATCTGCCACCAGGGCATCATCTGCGGATATGGGACAATCGCCGGTAATCTCGCCGATATTGTGCAAAAACATGTTCATCAGGGCCAGGCGCCGGGCATTGGCCACGATCTCGTTTCCAAAAAAGGTCTCATTTTTCAAAAACCTTTTCTGATCGCGGTCCAGGGAATAATTGCTTTCGATAAAATCATAGGCGGCCAGGAAAAACCCGCCCGTGCCGCAGGCGGGATCTGCAACGGTTTTTTCCGGCTCCGGCCGGATGCATTCCACCATGGCCCGGATCAGCGCCCTGGGGGTAAAATACTGGCCGGCCCCGCTTTTCACGTCCTCTGCGTTTCTCTCCAGCAGGCCCTCGTAGATATCGCCCTTGACATCGGCGCCCATGCTCACCCAATCCTCGGCGTCGATCATGTGGATGATCTTGTATAGCTTGGCCGGGTCCTGGATCTGGTTCTGGGATTTGACAAAAATCTGGCCGATCATTGCCTTCTGCCGCCCCAGCTCCCGCAGCAGCCGGATGTAATGGGATTCGAGATCCGCGCCTTTCTTGGATTTCAGGCTTTCCCAGTTAAACTCCCCGGGGATGCCCACTTCTTTGCCGTAATACCGGCTGTATTCGTCTGCCATCTTGAGAAACAAAAGATAGGTGAGCTGCTCCAGGTAATCGCCGTAGCTCACCCCGTCATCGCGCAGCGTATGACAGAAACTCCAGACCTTTGAAACAATGCTTTCCGTGTTCATGCTGATTTTTTCTTTCCGCGCCGTATGCCGCCCGCGCCCTGTACCTTTTTCTTTTCTTCCCGGATGCGCTCCAGCAGACGCTCCGCCGAATTTTCCCCGGAAACCAGCTCCGGGTTTTCCTTTCGCCACTGCCGGGTCAATTCCCCGGAAAACGCCTTTTTCAAAATGCTCTGCCGCAGCGTCTCGGCCTTTTGCAGACTGTCTTCGATGCTTTGCTCAAGCTGGTCGCAGACCGAGAGGCGGGATTCGATTTCTGAAAGAACTATATTTTGCTCTGTTGTTGAACAAATGGGAAATGGCATTTTTCCAATTTGTTCTTGGTTGATTGAAGCCATTCCGACTGTTTGTTGTGCATTATGATTAAAGTATTTATTTGCAAAGATCAAAAACCAAAAATTAACATACCCGCTCTCAATAACCCTAATAAGCCTGAGCCTGATGTTTTTACTTTCATATACAGATTTTTCTAAATTTTGTTTAATTAAGGCTGTCTTTCCAACCAACTCTCGACTATTAACCCTATTAACCAGTAAATCTCCTGGTTTTAATTCATACTCTTTAATTTCATCTTCGGACAAAACCATCCTTTTCACATCAATCCATACGATTTTCCCATTTTCAATGTTGTACATTCTTAAGCAGGGACTACCTGTTTCAGCATAAAATTTTTTTGGTTTATATATGCCGTTTTTCATTGATTCAGAAATTTCAGCAATTTTAATCCACTCCCACCCCTCAGGCAATTCCGGCAGCTCTGCAAGCTCCTCTTCCGTCAACGGCGGCAGGTCCTTCGGCTTTTTCGGCTTAGCCGGCTTCTTTCTTCCTTCCGCCTTTGCCTGCTCACATTCCTTTTCCCAGGCTTCTAACTGCTTTTTATAATGCGCCTCCCGCTCTTTCCGGATGCGCTCGATCAGCTTTTCCGCCGGTTCCGGCGGGTTTCCCGCCTCCTGTTGCCGCTCGCGCCAATTTTCGGTCAACCTGCCCTCAAAAGCATGTTTCAACACAGCCTGGCGGTAGGTTTTCAACTGCTCCCTGGCTTTTTTCAGGCTTTCAATACCGCTGTCGAGTTCGGAAACGAGTTCTTCGATTTTACTGACAATTTCATTTTGTTCAGGAATTGAAGGGAGGGGGAAATATATAGACTTTAATTTGCTGGCATTAACGTTCTGAACCGCAATCCCAAGCTTTTCTTCTGATATGCTATTCCAGTAAAAAGGGCTCTCTAAAAAAAACTTAAAATATCTGGGTGCTATTAAAGGATTGAAGCGAATCAAGTACGATGCAAAAACTGCTTTCATAGGCTTTTCAATTAAACAACTAAAACCAATAGAACCAGCACGAGAAATAACAACATCCCCATCTTTGAGAAGATATTTTTCTGGTTCTTCTGGATTTTTTAAGCAGTAAGGCACATTGTCCCAACTAATCCTGCCGGATTTAATATCCGTTGTTCTTAAAAGTTTTAAATCCCCGCTTTCTGTCGCTTTTGTTGTATACCCGTATTGCACTTTAATACAGATGTTTCCAATTGTCGTTTCCAGCCAACACTCAGGCAGATTGTGCGTATTTTTTTCCATCTAAGCCGCCAACACCTCATTCATCTCCTCAATAATTTCCTCCACCCCGCCGCCAAACAATTTCCGCATCTTCCCGATCCCGCCCTTGCCGTCAAACGGCGCATAATCGAGATCCTCCATTTCAATATGCACCGAACTGGCGATATGATCCTTGATCATCCGCAGCCAGGCCATCTGCTCCGGGTTAAACTTCTGGGCCGCCCCCTCCTGCTTTTCAAACACCCACTTCTTGAAATTGCGGTTGACCGTGTCTTCAAAAGACGTAAGGATTTCATCAATGCCCACCACCCGGCGGATCAAAGACACCAGGGCCGTAAGCTCGCTTCCGGGCGATTTTCCGCTTACCTTTTCCACCTGCTCATAGGCCTGCCATACCCGGGCCGGGGCCAGCCGGGGCCGGCTTTGTTTCAGGGCCTCGAGCACGGCCTTGATCATGTCATAGGTTACGTGCCTGCGGTTGTATGGCTGGTTGTAAAATATGGACAGGGCGGCAATCTCATCCTTGTTGGCCTCGATAAAAGACGTAAAGTCGGCAATAATGTCTTCTGCCAGATCAATTGCCTGCTTGTCCCAGCCGGCAAAGGACACCTCGTCGATATTGACGGTATCGATAATCTGCTCGTGGGATTTGCGGGCGTTTTCGACAAACTCATTGAGCTTTCCGGAAAACGTATCCCGCACGCGGTTGACCAGGTCTTTTTGGGCTTCGGCCCGCTGGTCTTCATCCGGCTCGGCATCCGGCGGCAGCCCGGATTTTTCCGCGGCAAGTTCGTTGATTTTGTCGGGATTATGGGCTTCGAGCAGCTCCCGGGTCACGGTTTTAATGGACTTGCCCCGGGCAAGCGCTGCAAATTCGCTTTGCTCCTTGTCGGTTACCTGCCTGTCCAGCCGGGCCAGCCGGCCGGCCAGAGATGTATAGGTATCCTCGTCTGCCTGCCCCATGAGCACGGCCCGGAGCAGATCCTTTAAGGGCACGGATTTTTTCCGCTCCAGGGGGCGGCTGTCGGTTTTCACCGACCGGCTCACCCCCACGGCATCCACGATCACAAAACCGGTCTTGGCCGTATGGGCCGAAGGCGTCACCTTTTTTAAATCATCATAGGCCAGGGTGCGGGTGCCCCGGCCCTTCATCTGCTCAAAATAGTTCACCGATCGCACATCCCGCATGAAAACCAGACATTCCAGGGGCTTTACATCCGTGCCCGTGGCGATCATGTCCACGGTCACCGCGATCCGTGGAAAGTAATCGTTTCTAAATGCGGCCAGCAGGGATTTGGGATCTTCCTCGGCCCGGTAGGTCACTTTCCGGCAAAACGCGTTTCCCTCGCCGAATTCCTCGCGCACGATGCCGATGATATCGTCTGCGTGGCTGTCGGTTTTGGCAAAAATAAGGGTTTTGGGCACCTCCCGGCGCCCGGGAAACATCTCAGGCAGCTTTTCGCAAAACGCCCGGATCACGTTTCTTATCTGGCTGGGATTGACCACGTCCCGATCCAAATCCTTTCCGGAATACTCCACTTCCTCGTCAAGCTGCTCCCAGCGTTTTTTCCGGGTCAGCCGATCGCGCTTGTCCACCCATTGCTCCGCCACCAGCCGGTCGCCCGCCTCTGTGATCCGGGTTTTGATCAGATAGGTCTCATATCCCACATTGACCCCGTCAGCCACGGCTTGCTCGTGGCGGTATTCAGAGGCCAGGTTTTCGTTGAAAAACCCGAAGGTCCGCTTGTCCGGCGTTGCGGTCAGCCCGATGAAAAAGGCGTCAAAATAGTCCAGCACCTGCTGCCACAGGTTGTAAATGGAGCGGTGGCATTCATCGATCACAATAAAATCAAAAAACTCGGGCGGCACTTCCGGGTTGTAGACCACCTCCCGGGGTTTGGGCATCTCTGTAAATTCATGGGGGTTTGCCAGCTCTGCGGCCTCATCCAGGTCCTCGCCCTTTAAAATGGAATACATCCGCTGGATAGTGCTGATGCACACCTGACTGTCTGCAGGCACGTACCTGGAATTGAGCCGGCAGACGTTGTATAGCTCCGTGAATTTCCGGTTGTCATCATTGGGGGTGTAGCCCATGAACTCCTGCTCGGCCTGCTCCCCAAGATTCCGGGTGTCGACCAGAAACAAGATCCGCCCCGCATTGGCGTGTTTCAGCAGCCGGTACACAGCGGTAATGGCAGTATAGGTTTTGCCGCTGCCAGTGGCCATCTGGATCAAAGTGCGGGGCCTGTTTTCGCAAAAAGACTTTTCCAGGCTGGAAACAGCCCGGATCTGGCACTGCCGCAGCCCTTGGCCGCAAAGCGCCGGCATCTGCTGCAAGCGCTGCCGAAGGCTGGTCCGCTGCTTTACCCGCTGTTTTAAAGTATAGGGATGATGAAACCAGAACACCGGCCTGGCCCGGGGTTTGGGATCGCGCAGATCCGTATACCGGGTGACAACCCCGGTGCTTTCATACACAAACGGCACCCGACCCTCGTCTTCAAACCATTTCAGCCGGCTCTGGGCATAGAATTCGGCCTGCTGCTCATGAACGCTCATCCGGTGGCCTTCTTCCTCTTTCTTGGCCTCGATCACCCCCACAGGCTCCCGGTCCACAAACAACACATAATCGGCAACCCCCGCATCCGTCCCGTATTCCCGCACTGCAAGCCCCGGCCCCAACTGCCAGTCAATGCCGTTTTGATCCACCACCACCCATCCGGCCTGCTCAAGCATCCGGTCAATGTTTTCTCTTGCGGCTTGTTCCGGGGTCTTGTTCATAAAATCGGTTTTTTTGGCATATCGTCTCTTATGAATCCCATTTTGCATTTATTGGCGCAAAAAAATGAAATATAGGATCAGAAATGAACGTCATTTTTTGTTTATTTAATATGATTTTAAAAGGTTGCTCAGGCCCGACCACAGTTTATAGACTTTGCGGGTTTTTTATAGAAATACGTGCCTGTTTTGAGAACTTGGGAATCGGTCTGCCGGGAAAAATTCTTTGAAACATGCACTGGCCTTTCCGCTGTTTTTGGGTGTGGGGTGTAATGCAAGCGGGCGGATTTTTTATCGAATAACCATCTGGATATAATCCAATACACATAAATATGGCCGGAATGTCAATAGTAAATGGGATTACGGCCAGAAACAGGGGTCTGGGGGCAGGAAGATCAGTACAGATAGGTCTTTTTGTCAGCAAAGACTGGCCATCAGGGCATAAATCACTCAAGACTATCCCAACGCTACGCCCTCAGACGGGGGATACCGGTAAAGCACGTACAAAATCGCCAGGGCGATAACCGTGAGTATGGTAAAGACTACAAAACCTTTGCTGTAGCCGGCTGTGGGGGAGACGTTTACAAACAGGCCCATGGCCGGGGGGACTACAAATCCGCCGAAGGCGCCCAGGCCGCCCACGATGCCAGAGGCCCCTCCCACGGTCGCCGTCCACCCTAAGAAGAGATGAGGAAAGGGGATGTAAATCGGGATAGAGTAGAGGGCAGGCTGGTGTCCCCTCTATCCCGTTTTCCGTCCCATAAAGCTTCATAAAGCTTCATAGTCCTTGACAATATTGTTAAATCGGCTTAAAAAATAAAGAGAATTTTCCTTCTTAACAGTGGCCATCAATCTGGCTAAGATCACAACAACTTATGGGCTTGAACTGTTGATCTGTGTCAAACAAAATCACGACTCCTTACTTTGTCAACGTCTTCAAGCGTTAACAAAAACTGACAAGGACTACTGGTCCTTCAGGGGAAACTGCCGTCGCGAGTATAGTCATGGCATGTTCCAATATCCTGCCATGATGGTTCCGCAAGTAGCTCAAGCCATCCTTCAACAAATATATGTTGTGCACCCTGAACTCGAATGGGTGGGTGATCCATTTTCAGGCTCTGGGACAATCATGACTGAAAGCATGATGAATGGTTTGGCTTTTTCAGGAACAGATATCAACCCACTTGCAGTTCTGATATGTCGTGTAAAAAGTGGCCCCTATTTTACTAAGGCCTTGAAAGAAAAAATCGAAAACCTCAAGGCTTGTATTGTCTCAGATCGTAAATGGACAGTCGAAACATCTTTCCCGAACATTGAAAAATGGTTCAACAAAGATATCCAGATTGCTTTGTCAAAGATCCAGAGAGGGATTCGCAAGGAAAAGGCTGCTTGGGCTCGCAGTTTTTTTTGGATAGCTTTAGCTGAAACTGTTAGGGCGTCTAGCAACAGCAGAACTTCAACGTATAAGCTTCATATTCGACCTCAGAAAGAGATCGAGGGCCGAATATCTGATCCGATTAAGGTCTTTAAAAATACTCTTGACCGCAACTTCAAGCATTACCAAGAGCAAGCCAAACGACTGTCAAATGCTGGATACTTGCAGCGCGGCCGTTACCAGCGAGAAGTTTCGGTTTCTTTGGCGGACATTCGAGATTTCAACCAAAGGAAGAAAGTAGATACTATTATCACCTCACCCCCATACGGAGATAATGCAACTACAGTACCCTATGGACAATACTCTTACCTGCCGCTTCAATGGGTGGATCTAGAGGATATTGATCCCAACATCGATAAAGATTGTTTAATCTCAACACATGAGCTTGATTCACGTAGTCTTGGCGGAAGAAAGCGGTTAATAAAATCAGAGGCAGATCAAATAACCCAACGATCTTCTGCGTTAGCAAAGTATATGAAAAGCTTAAATGGACAGCCACGGGATAGAGCTATTCGCGTTATCGCTTTTTTCCGTGATATAGATGCAAGTCTTGGCCCGATCTTAAAAGGTCTTAATCGCGGGGGATTGATGGTTTGGGTTTTGGGCAACCGAAAAGTAGGGGGCAAGCGCGTCCCATTTGATCTAATTTTATCCGACCTACTTCAAGAGCATAATGCAAAACTCTTGTGTAAATTGACGAGAAGCATCTCTTCAAAAAGAATGGCTTTAAAAAATAATATCGCAGATACAATGTCAAAGGAAACAATACTGGTCATGAGGAAGGCAATCTGACATGCCGAAAATGAACACACCACATTTTGAAGTCCATCCATCTGTGGTTTATCACCTCGGGGAAAGTTTGATAACCGACTCTGTCCAGGCCTTAATCGAATTAGTCAAAAATAGCTACGACGCTGATGCCACGTATACAAAAGTCACCATCGATACCAAAGGTTCGACTGAGTTTGACGACACTTTTTACTCACCGGAAGGCGGTCGTATAATTATAGAAGACGATGGCTTTGGAATGAATCTTGAGGATATCGAAGCCGGGTGGCTCATGATTTCGAACCGAAAAAAACATGAGTTTAAGAAAGCCCGTAAATTAACTGATAAAGGCAGAACACCGCTTGGGGACAAAGGACTTGGCCGGCTCGGCGTTCAAAGGCTTGGCGAAAAGTTGGAGATTTTCACCAAGACCAAAAAAGATGGAGGTGTGCATTTCGGTTTTTCCTGGTCAGACTTTGCTAAAAAAGAACGGCTACAGGATGTAAGTATCCAATTAGACGAATGGAAAAATGCAAAGCAGATTGGAACCCGACTTGTTATTTCGAATTTGCAAGAGCTGGAGCTATGGAGAGGGGAAGACGCAACGAAAAAGTTGCAGAATGAATTGTCTCAAATGATATCCCCCTTCAAGCAGATTAGAGATTATGTTGCTTTCATCGAAATCGACGGAAAGCCCATTGAACTGCAGGAAATTACAGAGAAAGTACGCGATATAGCCCCATTGCGCTATAGCATTCATTTTGACGGCAAAACCATCGAAATAAAAGGGCGTGCAAAATTAAACTATTTCTGCCCATCTGAGCGAAAAGAGGCCGAGGAATTTGCCCTGATAGCAGAAGGGGATGACGGCAAGGGGTTTTACGATTTTTTATCGCAGCAAAAATATGCTAGAAGCCTCAACCTTAAACGATCCAAATCAGCTAACTGGTATGTTGAATTCGAACAGCAAAAAGAATTGGAAGATGTTGATGGAGTCTATCGGGTTTCTGGGAAATCTTCCTCGATTGCGAATCCAGGCCCTTTTAAAGGCGAAATGGATTCCTTTGATTTATCGGTCACTTCTTTTGATCGGCAAAATGTTTTCGACCGCATGAATGAGTTTCGTAATTATATCAAAAAGTGCAGTGGTATTCGGGTCTTCCGGGACGGATTTGGCATACGCGTCGATAAGGATTGGCTGAAACTAGGAGATCAATACACATCGGGGCCATCTTTCTACGGTTTAAAACCAAATAATACAGTTGGATTTATTGCCCTATCAGCTAGGGAGAACATGGACCTTGAGGAAACAACTGATAGGGAAGGGTTCAAGGATACAGTCTACTATCGTAATTTCTATTCGCTGTTGATGGAAGTTATGAAATTCACTCAAACCGCTGGACAGTTTTTTGGCAGATCATGGATAGCTTATAAAAAAGAACGTAAAGAAGAATTAGCAAAGATTGATTCTCGAAAAACTATTGAAGATATATCGCACACCATGAGCGAGCGCCTGAGCGCATCAGAGGAGTACCAAAAAAAGCTTGATGAATTCCAAACTCGTTTGCAAACAAGCAAAAAACAAGCACAGGCTGCATCAACTCGTTTATCCAAAAAGAGGAGAATAGATAATAAATTAAGATCAGAGGTGTCCAATTCCGTCTCGAACTTAAATCAACTTATAGACGAATCCCAGGAAATGATTTCACAAGTATCTGTATATCTTGGCGAGATATCAACCCTACGCCATATGGGGCAAGTGCTTAATGATCGTATCGATGGATTCCGGGATCAAATGGATAACATGTATGAAGCTGTGGCTCTTGGGTTGACAGCAGAGGCGCTTTCTCATGAGATATTTAATATTGCGGATCAGCTATCACTTAGGACGAAAAAGGCTCAAAGTAGAGCTAGGGCAATAAAATTAGAAGATCGAATCCTCCAAAATTTTATTGAACATGTTAAATCCAGCAGCATGGCCTTACGCAAGCAGATGTCATTTCTTTCGCCCGCATTACGCTATGTTCGTGAGCAAAGAGATTCAATAGATACATTCTCATTTATGAAAGAAATCAGAGAGTTTTACAAAGATCGGCTTCAAAAAAACAATATTTCCATTCTGATTCACACACGTAATGGTGGAGTTGCTCGGTTGAAAATGAATCGGGGCAAACTGACTCAAATCATAGACAATTTTATTCTCAATAGTGAGTATTGGTTGCGAGAGGACATTTCACAAGGACGTATGGAACATGGCAGTATTACGATCGAACTCGATCGCTACTTTGTTCGTATTTTTGATTCTGGGAAAGGAATCGATCCAAACATTGAATATGTCCTTTTCGAACCATTTGTAACGGCTAAGGGCAAGGGGAAGGGCCGTGGACTTGGCCTTTTTATTATAAAACAATTAATAGACTCTGAAGGCTGCAACGTAGGCATTTTGCCGGAGAGAAACTCCCATGATCGACTTTTTAAATTCCAAATTGATTTTCGGGGGGCTATAGATGAGTAATGATGGACCTACTAAAGAGGCTAAAAAAGCACTTTGCGCATTGTTGCAACGACTTAACATAAATAAGGTTGTATGCGTAGACGATGAGCATGCATCGCCTCTTACATTAGACGATATTTTATCATGGCTTGAAACGTCATCTCCCGAAGAATTGATAAGTGCTTTTCCCGAATTTAAAGGCCCAGTTTCTCAGGACCCTGATATTTTAAAAGAAAGCTTTAGAAAATGGTGGAAAGGATTGGAATTGAAACAAAAGGACGAGTTTTCGAATCAAGCAAGACCTTTTGTTCAAGAAGAAGCTAAAGCCGAATCGCCCGACGTTGATTACATGTCTATTCTAAGCGAAGTGTTTCAAGGTATTGATGATATAACATTTAGCCCCCTAAATTTACAAGAATGGCACAGGCAAAGTGAGGGCCTTTTGGCTGCCCCAGATTGCTCTCAAATCCTTTTCCTATTTGATCAGGACATGTCTAAGGGAGGGGGGAGATCCAATGAAGGCAGTGCAATTGTTGGTTCAGTCTTGAAAAAAAATTCCGACTCCATTCCTCTTTGCGGAATTCTCACCCATACTGCTAACTCAGACACGCAAAATCAAAAATGGGAGGAATTGGCTGACGAAGCCGGTATTGCTCAAGATGACTTTTTGGTCATTCCTAAAAGCCTCTTAACCGATGATTTAAACGAATTTAACCGGCAAATAAAATCAGCCATACTTGCTCCTTCATTTCGTGAACTCAAAGAAATGTCAGCCGGAATTCTTTCAGAGTCATTGGAAAAAGCTAAAGAGGGCCTTAACACTGTTACTGTTTTAGATTTTGATCACATGATCATGAGAGTAGCGCATGGTGAAGGAGTCTGGGAAGGGCAAATGCTATTTAGGCTTTATACACATTTTCATAGAATGGAGGCGGACAAAAGGGCAAGAGAAAACATTGAATTGGCTGAATTGATCAAACGAATACGGAAAGTTAGTAATATACCTGAAATGGGAAAAGCAGAGGCCTCAAAAGTTATTAAAGAAATTCGGCACGGTGAACTTTATGAGGATGAAAAAAATATAAACAGTGCACATATGGATATTACAACGGGTGACGTGTTTGAGGGGCCAAAAGCTTCAGATGGGAAAAGGAGGCTCATGATGATCGCAACCCAAGCATGCGATCTGGCAATGAGATTCGATGGTACTCGCAAGGCTGATTATGTACTTCTGTTGCATCTTTCCCATGTCAGCAATAGCGAAGCGAATAAGCCAAGATTTATGGTGCTTCCTTATTTCAGCAAAGACGGTGCAAAAGAAAAGATAGCGGTCGATTTTATATCAACAAGCATGGCACCATGTTGGGTTCTCGAAACCTGCGTACTCGATCAAGAAGGGAAATGCGGTTTTAGATTGAATGCGGAGCCTCCCGATGGATTGCTGCCCGGCTGGACAAAAAGATTTATTGATATAAGAAAAAAAGCAAAAAGCCTTTTTGAGCAATGGGATGTTTCATGCATAGCTGATGATGAAGTGCGAAAGGATATTCTTACAAGAATGGCCCCACGGGTTACATCTTGTGGATCTGTGCAAGCCTCTTTCGCAGACAATGAGATCCACCTGCCGCTTCGCCGCGTTATGCGCCTCCGGAGCGCAATGGCTGTGGAAGTTGTTCGACAATACGCCGCCTTTATTTCAAGAACACCCCAGGAAGCAGACCTCGCGCGAAAAGCATAGAGCCGATCTACCCGTGCAAAAAACCTGGAATTTCATCAAAAAATCTCTCGGACTATTCCAGGGCATTGCCCTCAGTCGGGGGAGATAGCGGTACACCATGTACAAAAGCCCCAGGGCGGCTATGGTGAGTATGGTAAAGACCACAAAGCCTTTGCTGCAGCCGGCTGTGGGGGAGATGGTTACAAACAGGCCAATGGCCGGGGAGATCACAAGCCCGCCAAAGGCACCCATAAAGAGCGTCCCAGTTATTGGGACAGTGGTCGTCGGGATAGGGGGTAGAGGCAGATGGCGGGCCTGCCCGTAATGGGTTCCGGCGACAAGGGCCTTAAAATTGATAGCGTGTACAGTGTTCGCTTCCGACCGATTCTTTCCGCCACTTATTCTTTTTCATCCTTAAAATTCATTGTGAAATCTTGAAAAATCCTGATGAGGATGATAAAAATTACACATATTTATCATATATGCATCTAATTGACCTTTTCGAAACAACTTTATGATGAGTTCAGGAAAGTACCTGTTATGAAAAGTGTAAAAGTGATTCATGCCCCAGATGGAAAAGCAATTTACAAAAAAATTCAAGAATACTTTGCTAACTCTAAAGATATCATTGTTGATGATGATTTAAAAACTTTGCCGGCAGCGCATAGTAAATCGGTTGCGGTTTTTATCATTACTGAAAATTCCATCAATGACGAGAATTTTGTCTCCTACCTACAAAAACTAATCAAAATTGATCTTCCGATCATTCCCCTTGTTAGAAGCATCGCTCAGTATGATTTTTCTGCCATGCCTGAAGCGTACCATATAATTAAAAGATTAAACGCAGTGGGATGGGATCAAGGTTTATTTCCAGGTGAAATTTTTTTTTCAGCGATTAAAAAATACTTAGGTATGATGCCTTTTAAGCGTGACTGCAAAGTGTTTATATCTTATCGCCGAACAGACGGAAAGGGCATTGCATCAGCAGTCCATGAGCATCTTAAGTCCACCGGCTTTAGGGTTTTTTTGGATACTATAGATATGGAACTAGGTGTTAAGGTTGAAAAAGTGATAGGGGAAGAAATTTGCGAACAAGATTTCTTGCTACTCATTGATACGCCAGATGCAAGCAAATCATCTTGGGTATTTGACGAAATCATGAACGCCTTGGAACACTGTATTAGTGTTTGTGCACTTCGTCATCCTCAAAGTGAAGGCTTCCCATTATTACGCAATATGCCTGGTATAGACTGGAATGAGAAGGATCCAGATCGATACAAAAAAATTGAAGAGTTCATATCTCGTGCAATAGCTTCAAAGTCAACTTTCGACGTACAGGTT comes from the Desulfobacterales bacterium genome and includes:
- a CDS encoding class I SAM-dependent DNA methyltransferase translates to MNTESIVSKVWSFCHTLRDDGVSYGDYLEQLTYLLFLKMADEYSRYYGKEVGIPGEFNWESLKSKKGADLESHYIRLLRELGRQKAMIGQIFVKSQNQIQDPAKLYKIIHMIDAEDWVSMGADVKGDIYEGLLERNAEDVKSGAGQYFTPRALIRAMVECIRPEPEKTVADPACGTGGFFLAAYDFIESNYSLDRDQKRFLKNETFFGNEIVANARRLALMNMFLHNIGEITGDCPISADDALVADAGRRFDYVLTNPPFGKKSSITITNGAGKQEKEDLRYNRQDFWATTSNKQLNFVQHVRTMLKTTGEAAVVVPDNVLFEGGAGETVRKKLLENTDLHTILRLPTGIFYAQGVKANVIFFENKPAARQPWTKEVWFYDLRTNVHFTKKKNQMTYADLKDFIACYNPQNRHERKQTWSPDNPGGRWRKFSREEITGRDKTSLDMFWIRDDSLADLDNLPDPDVLAEDILENLEAGVESFRRIVASINGQ
- a CDS encoding restriction endonuclease subunit S, with the translated sequence MEKNTHNLPECWLETTIGNICIKVQYGYTTKATESGDLKLLRTTDIKSGRISWDNVPYCLKNPEEPEKYLLKDGDVVISRAGSIGFSCLIEKPMKAVFASYLIRFNPLIAPRYFKFFLESPFYWNSISEEKLGIAVQNVNASKLKSIYFPLPSIPEQNEIVSKIEELVSELDSGIESLKKAREQLKTYRQAVLKHAFEGRLTENWRERQQEAGNPPEPAEKLIERIRKEREAHYKKQLEAWEKECEQAKAEGRKKPAKPKKPKDLPPLTEEELAELPELPEGWEWIKIAEISESMKNGIYKPKKFYAETGSPCLRMYNIENGKIVWIDVKRMVLSEDEIKEYELKPGDLLVNRVNSRELVGKTALIKQNLEKSVYESKNIRLRLIRVIESGYVNFWFLIFANKYFNHNAQQTVGMASINQEQIGKMPFPICSTTEQNIVLSEIESRLSVCDQLEQSIEDSLQKAETLRQSILKKAFSGELTRQWRKENPELVSGENSAERLLERIREEKKKVQGAGGIRRGKKKSA
- a CDS encoding type I restriction-modification enzyme R subunit C-terminal domain-containing protein, with product MNKTPEQAARENIDRMLEQAGWVVVDQNGIDWQLGPGLAVREYGTDAGVADYVLFVDREPVGVIEAKKEEEGHRMSVHEQQAEFYAQSRLKWFEDEGRVPFVYESTGVVTRYTDLRDPKPRARPVFWFHHPYTLKQRVKQRTSLRQRLQQMPALCGQGLRQCQIRAVSSLEKSFCENRPRTLIQMATGSGKTYTAITAVYRLLKHANAGRILFLVDTRNLGEQAEQEFMGYTPNDDNRKFTELYNVCRLNSRYVPADSQVCISTIQRMYSILKGEDLDEAAELANPHEFTEMPKPREVVYNPEVPPEFFDFIVIDECHRSIYNLWQQVLDYFDAFFIGLTATPDKRTFGFFNENLASEYRHEQAVADGVNVGYETYLIKTRITEAGDRLVAEQWVDKRDRLTRKKRWEQLDEEVEYSGKDLDRDVVNPSQIRNVIRAFCEKLPEMFPGRREVPKTLIFAKTDSHADDIIGIVREEFGEGNAFCRKVTYRAEEDPKSLLAAFRNDYFPRIAVTVDMIATGTDVKPLECLVFMRDVRSVNYFEQMKGRGTRTLAYDDLKKVTPSAHTAKTGFVIVDAVGVSRSVKTDSRPLERKKSVPLKDLLRAVLMGQADEDTYTSLAGRLARLDRQVTDKEQSEFAALARGKSIKTVTRELLEAHNPDKINELAAEKSGLPPDAEPDEDQRAEAQKDLVNRVRDTFSGKLNEFVENARKSHEQIIDTVNIDEVSFAGWDKQAIDLAEDIIADFTSFIEANKDEIAALSIFYNQPYNRRHVTYDMIKAVLEALKQSRPRLAPARVWQAYEQVEKVSGKSPGSELTALVSLIRRVVGIDEILTSFEDTVNRNFKKWVFEKQEGAAQKFNPEQMAWLRMIKDHIASSVHIEMEDLDYAPFDGKGGIGKMRKLFGGGVEEIIEEMNEVLAA